In the genome of Halapricum salinum, one region contains:
- a CDS encoding alpha-1 4-glucan-protein synthase, whose product MTADICVIVPTIREYECMREYVANAREHGFDTDRLHVVLVTEDFCDTEAMAAMLDDLEVSGEVFDGSAREAWFDDHDVSEFAHLIPEASHAQTSFGLLYMWDGDFERGVFIDDDTLPHDEVDFFGTHMDNLDYRGAIEAVESDERWVNVLYDTDTDLYPRGYPYSAMDEDVRTETTTVSDVVASQGLWTNVPDLDAVRILMDGDLQGQAQTRLDAEHFGSDFVAAPGQYLTVCSMNLAFEREVIPAFYQLPMDDNPWDVGRFDDIWSGVFLKRAADLLGKQIYNGDPLCEHNKAPRSTFGDLTNEVAGLELNEHVWEYADRVGEADSYADAFAKMADELLAADVSEYENGEFLQHCGEYMHDWLDCLEALDAGELQASEPAASVADD is encoded by the coding sequence ATGACAGCGGACATCTGCGTCATCGTGCCGACGATACGGGAGTACGAGTGTATGCGTGAGTACGTCGCGAACGCCCGCGAACACGGCTTCGACACCGACCGGCTGCACGTCGTCCTCGTCACCGAGGACTTCTGTGACACCGAGGCGATGGCCGCGATGCTCGACGACCTTGAGGTCTCGGGCGAGGTCTTCGACGGGAGCGCGCGCGAGGCGTGGTTCGACGACCACGACGTCAGCGAGTTCGCCCACCTGATCCCCGAAGCCAGCCACGCCCAGACGAGCTTCGGGTTGCTCTACATGTGGGACGGCGACTTCGAGCGCGGCGTCTTCATCGACGACGACACGCTACCGCACGACGAGGTCGACTTCTTCGGTACCCACATGGACAACCTCGACTACCGCGGGGCGATCGAGGCCGTCGAGTCCGACGAGCGCTGGGTGAACGTGCTGTACGACACCGATACCGATCTCTACCCCCGGGGCTACCCCTACAGCGCGATGGACGAAGACGTGCGCACGGAGACCACGACCGTCTCGGACGTCGTCGCCTCCCAGGGCCTGTGGACGAACGTTCCCGACCTGGACGCCGTCCGGATCCTGATGGACGGCGACCTGCAGGGCCAGGCCCAGACGCGCCTCGACGCCGAGCACTTCGGCTCTGATTTCGTCGCCGCGCCCGGCCAGTATCTCACCGTCTGCTCGATGAACCTCGCCTTCGAGCGCGAGGTCATCCCCGCCTTCTACCAGCTCCCGATGGACGACAACCCGTGGGACGTCGGCCGGTTCGACGACATCTGGAGCGGCGTCTTCCTCAAGCGCGCGGCGGACCTGCTGGGCAAGCAGATCTACAACGGGGACCCGCTGTGTGAGCACAACAAGGCCCCGCGTTCGACCTTCGGCGACCTCACCAACGAGGTGGCAGGCCTGGAACTCAACGAGCACGTCTGGGAGTACGCAGACCGCGTCGGTGAGGCCGACAGTTACGCCGACGCCTTCGCGAAGATGGCCGACGAACTGCTCGCCGCGGACGTCTCCGAGTACGAGAACGGCGAGTTCCTGCAGCACTGCGGGGAGTACATGCACGACTGGCTGGACTGTCTCGAAGCGCTCGACGCCGGGGAACTGCAGGCGAGCGAACCCGCGGCCTCGGTGGCTGACGACTGA
- a CDS encoding extracellular solute-binding protein, with translation MTDHDSDFDGGASGGRETSSRRRFLAASGVTAVGAVAGCLGGPGGNGDGSSGDGEMNEFSLGSFQGSGPFVGSRPEPSGTSIRDLPNLSGTFGVALGGGEGGLYIDLFEELEEIYPDLTIEHRTAPSTDLANTIKQEADADNVQQDIFLSVDAGSLGVVSEAGATQQLSADAISSVPSAFKDDERNWVGVAGRARAVPYNTNELSASDVPSTVQEFPDTLGGSMGWAPSYGAFQSFITAMRLIHDDETAIQWLEDMQNAGVETYADEFQVSQAVADGNLNAGFANHYYALRVKAWNDDPPIELAFTEGDAGALVNVSGAAVLTGADDTAAATDFVRHLLSAEAQEFFATRTYAYPMIPGVQPVGDLPTVDELDAPDIDLTELSDRGGTLDVMREAGLSV, from the coding sequence ATGACGGACCACGACAGCGACTTCGACGGTGGCGCATCGGGCGGCAGAGAGACGTCTTCTCGCCGGCGATTTCTGGCAGCGAGCGGTGTGACTGCGGTCGGCGCAGTGGCTGGCTGTCTCGGGGGGCCCGGCGGAAACGGTGACGGCTCCTCGGGTGACGGGGAGATGAACGAGTTCAGTCTGGGCTCGTTCCAGGGATCGGGCCCGTTCGTCGGCAGTCGGCCGGAGCCGAGCGGGACGTCGATCCGGGACTTGCCGAACCTCTCCGGTACCTTCGGCGTCGCGCTCGGCGGCGGTGAAGGTGGACTCTACATCGACCTCTTCGAGGAGCTCGAGGAGATCTATCCGGATCTGACGATCGAGCACCGGACGGCGCCCTCCACCGATCTGGCAAACACGATCAAACAGGAGGCCGACGCCGACAACGTCCAGCAGGACATCTTCCTGTCGGTCGACGCGGGGTCGCTGGGTGTCGTCTCCGAGGCCGGCGCGACCCAGCAGCTGTCGGCGGACGCCATCAGTTCCGTCCCGTCGGCGTTCAAAGACGACGAGCGCAACTGGGTCGGCGTCGCGGGCCGTGCCCGGGCAGTCCCGTACAACACGAACGAGCTGTCGGCGAGTGACGTTCCCTCGACGGTCCAGGAGTTCCCCGATACCCTGGGCGGATCGATGGGCTGGGCACCGTCCTACGGAGCCTTCCAGTCGTTCATCACGGCGATGCGGCTGATCCACGACGATGAGACGGCGATCCAGTGGCTCGAGGATATGCAGAACGCGGGCGTCGAGACCTACGCCGACGAGTTCCAGGTCTCACAGGCCGTCGCCGACGGTAACCTCAACGCCGGGTTCGCAAACCACTACTACGCCCTGCGGGTCAAGGCCTGGAACGACGACCCGCCGATCGAACTGGCCTTCACCGAGGGCGACGCCGGCGCGCTGGTCAACGTCTCGGGTGCGGCGGTGCTGACCGGTGCCGACGACACGGCGGCGGCGACGGACTTCGTCCGACACCTGCTCTCGGCCGAAGCGCAAGAGTTCTTTGCGACCCGGACCTACGCCTACCCGATGATCCCCGGCGTCCAGCCGGTCGGCGACCTTCCGACGGTCGACGAACTGGACGCGCCGGACATCGACCTCACGGAACTGTCCGATCGGGGCGGTACGCTCGACGTGATGCGTGAGGCCGGCCTGAGCGTCTAA